One Streptomyces sp. P9-A2 DNA window includes the following coding sequences:
- a CDS encoding putative T7SS-secreted protein, protein MSRRDEDWPPLWHDDPTPGDPEEVAELGRKLRKMADMIDEQSRVIKALASVEGWDSEAGKGFHEIAGGTADKLKKSFERYDEAAKVIGEEVYEGGSDQFAGEMRRAQRKADKALVDYREAKADHDLADGEVKKFTEKYPAQNIPAAEKEEYERWVKRRAEALHRIGGARKLVKDARSVYDDAGDKAARHIRNVVHHDAVRDPGGFMNFLADWADMLSNISAVLSVLAVICAFVPPLQFLVPLFATLAVLASAAALAGHAYDMTARGGKVDWLKLGTDVLGVLPGLGALKGFTALKGLNGISKVKAFGKLRIYATGLDGVGHNFLNGVAVKLVNKVLGRTARKDLLDGKKITAVIKGAGLASALSKIFSGENGERTGYQEPAKAGTTPTPTPTPPPTPTPSPRPSPRPSPRPAPNVSPKAFNAALAA, encoded by the coding sequence GTGAGCAGGAGGGATGAGGACTGGCCGCCTCTGTGGCACGACGACCCGACGCCGGGCGACCCCGAAGAAGTGGCCGAACTCGGCCGCAAACTACGCAAGATGGCCGATATGATCGACGAGCAGTCCCGGGTCATCAAGGCACTTGCTTCGGTGGAGGGTTGGGACAGTGAGGCCGGAAAGGGCTTTCATGAGATCGCCGGCGGCACGGCGGACAAGCTGAAAAAGTCCTTCGAGAGGTATGACGAGGCGGCCAAGGTCATCGGAGAGGAGGTGTATGAAGGAGGCTCCGACCAGTTCGCCGGCGAAATGCGCCGCGCGCAGCGTAAGGCAGATAAGGCGCTTGTCGATTATCGCGAAGCCAAGGCCGACCATGACCTCGCGGACGGTGAGGTGAAGAAGTTCACCGAAAAGTATCCCGCGCAGAACATTCCTGCCGCGGAGAAGGAGGAGTACGAGCGTTGGGTCAAGAGGCGCGCCGAGGCGCTGCACCGCATCGGTGGCGCACGTAAGTTGGTGAAGGACGCCAGGAGCGTCTATGACGACGCGGGAGACAAAGCCGCCCGTCATATAAGGAACGTCGTGCACCATGATGCGGTCCGGGACCCGGGTGGTTTCATGAATTTCCTTGCTGACTGGGCGGACATGTTGTCCAATATCTCGGCCGTCCTGTCCGTGCTTGCGGTGATCTGCGCATTCGTCCCGCCACTCCAGTTCCTGGTTCCCCTCTTCGCGACCCTTGCCGTGCTGGCCAGTGCCGCCGCGCTCGCCGGACATGCGTACGACATGACTGCGCGTGGTGGGAAGGTCGACTGGCTGAAGCTCGGTACCGATGTGCTGGGAGTGCTGCCCGGGCTTGGCGCGCTGAAGGGATTCACGGCCCTCAAAGGTCTCAACGGGATTTCCAAGGTGAAGGCATTCGGAAAGCTGAGGATTTATGCGACCGGGCTCGACGGTGTCGGGCATAACTTCCTCAACGGGGTCGCCGTCAAGTTGGTCAACAAGGTTCTGGGTAGGACCGCGCGCAAAGATCTCCTTGACGGAAAGAAGATCACGGCTGTGATCAAGGGGGCGGGGCTCGCAAGCGCTTTGAGTAAGATATTCAGTGGTGAGAACGGCGAGAGGACCGGCTACCAGGAGCCCGCCAAGGCCGGCACCACGCCCACGCCCACTCCTACGCCGCCACCCACACCCACACCCAGTCCCCGCCCCAGTCCTCGCCCCAGTCCTCGCCCCGCTCCGAACGTCTCACCGAAGGCGTTCAACGCGGCCCTGGCGGCGTAG
- a CDS encoding FtsK/SpoIIIE domain-containing protein gives MRLTLTVVDPFGGDAADVVLDADPESTVGDIAAELAAQVGHGGAQVIPIGQQRQGPAGSAPLVYVDGYAVDPSATVIGSPLREGAVVSLQDPSGCLPGEPTGLVELRVVGGPAAGFVHRLGVGRYDIGSGAASAVRVDDPEVGARALTLSVAKDGTCRVTVHRDGDGQEQDRGQDREQGREQGRDENQEHVTLDGVPIQDSEGDGRKENDKAEKKRTKGRGRGRNKGDKEGSGKKTSSAGTYDWPLGAQIGVGNTLFELGRYTPPDAALKWSDDGVGLDYNRPPRLRPPTRQTTFRLPSAPREYEPRPLPWLMALTPLVGAVVAVLVFQRWYYLIMAGLSPILLFANYFNDKKHGRTSHAKQVKEYEEQKERIEKDAQDALVQERDDRRHAIPDPAAVLSLGTGPRTRLWERRRADRDHLLIRVGTGQLPSEVVLDDPEQDDHRRQVTWKIEDAPVALDLRALGVVGMAGPGDCARALGRWAVAQTAALHSPMDVQFYVLSENSAQPSWDWVRWLPHARPSSGQDVNVLIGTDAETVGARIGELTQILDARKKAAEQNRSQGTTFSDPDIVVVWDGSRRLRSLPGVVRLLREGPAVSVYAVCLDAEERFLPGECQAFVVAEPRPEEHGRGVRDRQHARPQQASGGFPSFQAWHTATPEPGRAARPDKLRLRVEEAGVERIKDVRPDFVPAAWCLRLARSLSPLRDISGESEDSALPGSSRLLDVLQLEPPASDAIAARWRMGGQSTMAVIGESYDGPFGIDLRKDGPHGLIAGTTGSGKSELLQTIVAALAVANTPENMTFVLVDYKGGSAFKDCVQLPHTVGMVTDLDAHLVERALESLGAELKRREHILAAADAKDIEDYQDLVRRDPSHAPVPRLLIVIDEFASMVRDLPDFVTGLVNIAQRGRSLGIHLLLATQRPSGVVSPEIRANTNLRIALRVTDGGESSDVIDSPEAGQISKSTPGRAYVRLGHASLVPFQSGRVGGRRPGAADPAALAPWVGPLGWEDLGRAALAKPKSEAREDDEITDLKVLVDAVREANSSLGISAQHSPWLPALDETLLLDDIEAPAVALTAGRLAPAPYGVEDLPGDQARRPVAVDFSSFGHLMIGGAPRSGRSQVLRTIAGSLARTHSVADVHLYGIDCGNGALNALTRLPHCGAVVGRNQTERVVRLVNRLKGELSRRQDLLADKGYADIGEQRAAAAEGERLAHIVVLLDRWEGWVPTLGEIDHGSLTDELQTMMREGASVGIHLVLTGDRTLLVGRIAALTEDKYGLRLADRSDFSSLGIPSRKVPEEIPPGRAFRNEAGTETQFALLAEDTTGQGQAAALTAIGEAAAARDTEVPRSRRPFRVDSLPGRISFPEAWELRDPEASRSGLWALAGIGGDEIVGFGPDLADGVPAFVVAGPAKSGRSTVLMNIAQSFLARGTRLVVAAPRQSPLRRLDGTDGVLKVFTGDDIDEDDFEELIDEATPEEPIAVLVDDGEILEDCDAGSQMKKIVSRGAERGLALVIAGDEEDVCSGFSGWQVDAKKARRGILLSPQESSSGDLIGVRLSRSMVGGQVVPGKGMLHLGDGELRTVVVPG, from the coding sequence GTGCGCCTGACTCTGACCGTCGTCGATCCGTTCGGCGGGGATGCCGCCGATGTCGTGCTCGACGCCGATCCCGAGTCCACCGTGGGGGACATCGCGGCGGAGCTGGCCGCCCAGGTCGGGCACGGCGGCGCCCAGGTGATTCCCATCGGGCAGCAACGGCAGGGGCCGGCCGGCAGTGCGCCGCTCGTGTACGTGGACGGGTACGCCGTCGATCCCTCGGCGACCGTCATCGGGTCGCCGTTGCGCGAGGGGGCCGTCGTCTCGCTCCAGGATCCCTCCGGGTGCCTGCCCGGTGAACCCACCGGGCTGGTCGAGCTGCGCGTCGTCGGCGGTCCCGCCGCCGGCTTCGTCCACCGGCTCGGGGTCGGGCGGTACGACATCGGCAGCGGGGCCGCCTCGGCCGTCCGCGTCGACGATCCCGAGGTCGGTGCCCGTGCCCTCACCCTCTCCGTCGCCAAGGACGGGACCTGCCGCGTCACCGTCCATCGTGACGGCGACGGCCAGGAGCAGGACCGGGGGCAGGACCGGGAGCAGGGCCGGGAGCAGGGCCGGGACGAGAATCAGGAGCACGTCACCCTTGACGGGGTGCCCATCCAGGATTCCGAGGGCGACGGCCGGAAGGAGAACGACAAGGCGGAGAAGAAGAGGACCAAAGGCAGGGGCAGGGGCAGGAACAAGGGCGACAAGGAAGGCAGCGGCAAAAAGACCTCCAGCGCCGGTACCTACGACTGGCCCCTCGGGGCTCAGATCGGGGTCGGGAACACGCTGTTCGAGCTCGGGCGGTACACGCCGCCCGATGCCGCCCTCAAATGGTCCGACGACGGGGTCGGGCTCGACTACAACCGGCCGCCCCGGCTGCGTCCGCCGACCCGGCAGACCACCTTCCGGCTGCCTTCCGCGCCCCGTGAGTACGAGCCGCGGCCGCTGCCCTGGCTGATGGCGCTGACGCCGCTGGTCGGTGCCGTCGTCGCCGTGCTGGTCTTCCAGCGCTGGTACTACCTGATCATGGCGGGGCTCAGCCCCATCCTGCTCTTCGCCAACTACTTCAACGACAAGAAGCACGGGCGCACGTCCCACGCCAAGCAGGTCAAGGAGTACGAGGAGCAGAAGGAGCGGATCGAGAAGGACGCCCAGGACGCGCTGGTCCAGGAGCGCGACGACCGGCGGCACGCCATTCCCGATCCCGCGGCCGTCCTGTCCCTCGGCACCGGGCCGCGCACCCGGCTCTGGGAACGGCGGCGCGCCGACCGGGATCATCTGCTGATCCGGGTCGGGACGGGGCAGTTGCCCTCCGAGGTCGTGCTCGACGATCCCGAGCAGGACGACCACCGGCGCCAGGTGACCTGGAAGATCGAGGACGCGCCGGTCGCGCTCGATCTGCGGGCCCTCGGTGTCGTCGGCATGGCCGGGCCCGGGGATTGCGCACGAGCCCTGGGACGTTGGGCGGTCGCGCAGACCGCCGCGCTGCACAGCCCGATGGACGTGCAGTTCTACGTGCTGAGTGAGAACTCGGCGCAGCCGTCGTGGGACTGGGTGCGGTGGCTGCCGCACGCCCGCCCCTCCAGCGGGCAGGACGTCAACGTCCTCATCGGTACCGACGCCGAGACCGTCGGCGCCCGTATCGGCGAGCTGACGCAGATCCTCGACGCCCGCAAGAAGGCCGCCGAGCAGAACCGGTCCCAGGGGACGACGTTCAGCGACCCGGACATCGTCGTCGTATGGGACGGATCGCGGCGGCTGCGGTCGCTGCCGGGTGTGGTGCGGCTGCTGCGCGAGGGGCCGGCCGTGTCCGTGTACGCGGTCTGTCTCGACGCGGAGGAGCGGTTCCTGCCCGGCGAGTGCCAGGCGTTCGTCGTCGCCGAGCCCCGCCCCGAGGAACACGGCCGGGGCGTCCGGGACCGGCAGCACGCTCGGCCTCAGCAGGCCAGCGGCGGCTTCCCCTCCTTCCAGGCGTGGCACACGGCCACGCCCGAACCCGGCCGCGCCGCCCGGCCGGACAAGCTGCGGCTGCGCGTCGAGGAGGCGGGCGTGGAGCGCATCAAGGACGTACGGCCCGACTTCGTCCCTGCGGCCTGGTGCCTGCGGCTCGCCCGTTCCCTGTCGCCGCTGCGCGACATCAGCGGGGAGTCCGAGGACTCGGCGCTGCCCGGTTCCAGCCGGCTGCTCGACGTGCTGCAACTGGAGCCGCCGGCGAGCGACGCGATCGCCGCCCGCTGGCGCATGGGCGGCCAGTCCACGATGGCCGTGATCGGTGAGTCCTACGACGGGCCGTTCGGCATCGACCTGCGCAAGGACGGGCCGCACGGTCTGATCGCCGGCACGACCGGTTCCGGCAAGTCGGAGCTGCTGCAGACCATCGTGGCGGCGCTGGCGGTGGCGAACACGCCGGAGAACATGACCTTCGTCCTCGTGGACTACAAGGGTGGCTCCGCGTTCAAGGACTGCGTCCAACTGCCGCACACCGTCGGCATGGTGACCGACCTCGACGCCCATCTCGTCGAGCGGGCCCTGGAGTCGCTGGGCGCGGAGCTGAAACGGCGCGAGCACATCCTGGCCGCCGCCGACGCCAAGGACATCGAGGACTACCAGGACCTGGTGCGCCGCGATCCCTCGCACGCTCCCGTGCCCCGGCTCCTCATCGTCATCGACGAGTTCGCGTCGATGGTGCGCGACCTGCCCGACTTCGTCACCGGGCTCGTGAACATCGCCCAGCGAGGGCGTTCCCTCGGCATCCATCTGCTGCTCGCGACGCAGCGGCCGAGCGGTGTCGTCTCGCCCGAGATCCGGGCCAACACCAACCTCCGGATCGCGCTGCGGGTGACGGACGGCGGTGAGTCGAGCGACGTCATCGACTCGCCCGAGGCCGGGCAGATCTCCAAGAGCACTCCGGGGCGCGCCTACGTCCGGCTGGGCCACGCCTCCTTGGTGCCCTTCCAGTCGGGGCGGGTCGGCGGGCGCCGGCCCGGGGCGGCGGACCCGGCCGCGCTCGCGCCCTGGGTGGGGCCGCTGGGCTGGGAGGACCTCGGCCGGGCCGCGCTGGCCAAGCCGAAGTCCGAGGCCCGCGAGGACGACGAGATCACCGACCTCAAGGTTCTCGTCGACGCCGTGCGCGAGGCCAACAGCTCGCTCGGCATCTCCGCCCAGCACAGCCCGTGGCTGCCCGCGCTCGACGAGACGCTGCTGCTCGACGACATCGAGGCCCCGGCCGTCGCGCTCACCGCCGGGAGGCTGGCGCCCGCCCCGTACGGTGTGGAGGACCTGCCCGGTGACCAGGCCCGCCGCCCCGTCGCCGTCGACTTCTCCTCCTTCGGGCATCTGATGATCGGCGGCGCCCCGCGCAGTGGCCGTTCCCAGGTGCTGCGTACGATCGCGGGCTCCCTCGCCCGCACCCACTCCGTCGCCGACGTCCACCTCTACGGCATCGACTGCGGCAACGGCGCCCTCAACGCGCTGACCCGGCTGCCGCACTGCGGTGCGGTCGTGGGCCGGAACCAGACCGAACGGGTGGTCCGGCTCGTCAACCGGCTCAAAGGCGAACTCTCCCGCCGCCAGGACCTGTTGGCGGACAAGGGGTATGCCGACATCGGCGAGCAGCGGGCCGCGGCGGCCGAGGGCGAGCGGCTGGCGCACATCGTGGTGCTGCTCGACCGCTGGGAGGGCTGGGTGCCCACCCTCGGTGAGATCGACCACGGCTCGCTCACCGACGAGCTGCAGACGATGATGCGGGAGGGTGCGAGCGTCGGCATCCACCTGGTCCTGACCGGTGACCGCACCCTGCTCGTCGGCCGGATCGCCGCGCTCACCGAGGACAAGTACGGCCTGCGGCTGGCCGATCGCAGCGACTTCTCCTCGCTCGGCATTCCGTCCCGCAAGGTGCCCGAGGAGATTCCGCCGGGCCGCGCCTTCCGCAACGAGGCCGGTACGGAGACCCAGTTCGCGCTGCTCGCCGAAGACACCACCGGTCAGGGCCAGGCGGCGGCACTGACCGCGATCGGTGAGGCGGCCGCCGCCCGCGACACCGAAGTGCCGCGTTCCAGGCGCCCGTTCAGGGTCGACAGTCTGCCCGGCCGGATCTCCTTCCCGGAGGCGTGGGAGCTGCGGGACCCGGAGGCGTCGCGCTCCGGGCTGTGGGCGCTGGCCGGGATCGGTGGTGACGAGATCGTCGGCTTCGGCCCCGATCTCGCGGACGGTGTACCGGCCTTCGTCGTCGCGGGGCCGGCCAAGTCGGGCCGTTCGACGGTGCTGATGAACATCGCCCAGTCGTTCCTCGCGCGCGGCACCCGTCTGGTCGTCGCGGCGCCACGCCAGTCGCCGCTGCGGCGACTCGACGGTACGGACGGCGTGTTGAAGGTCTTCACCGGTGACGACATCGACGAGGACGACTTCGAGGAACTCATCGACGAGGCGACGCCCGAGGAGCCGATCGCCGTCCTCGTCGACGACGGGGAGATCCTCGAGGACTGCGATGCCGGGAGCCAGATGAAGAAGATCGTCTCGCGCGGCGCCGAACGCGGTCTGGCCCTCGTCATCGCCGGTGACGAGGAGGACGTGTGCAGCGGCTTCTCCGGCTGGCAGGTCGACGCCAAGAAGGCCCGTCGCGGCATCCTGCTCTCGCCGCAGGAGTCGTCCAGCGGCGACCTCATCGGTGTACGCCTGTCCCGCAGCATGGTCGGCGGCCAGGTCGTTCCCGGCAAGGGCATGCTGCACCTGGGCGACGGAGAACTGCGGACCGTGGTGGTGCCGGGGTGA
- a CDS encoding Uma2 family endonuclease — protein sequence MSELIERGAIPEGYKVEVFDGRVIMTPQSPEQDWTVSDVKDAVKASGIARERVFGDVLITFPGENDAAPDLTIIDFDAERRKNSYSCLDVLAVVEVPSEPKDEKDYVRNVQKYGRFGIDFYMIADPFTTTVTLMSEPHAAGYGRVVEIPYGEPVTFTLATGERVEIDTGTFPTRAADGA from the coding sequence ATGAGCGAACTGATCGAGCGGGGTGCCATCCCTGAGGGGTACAAGGTCGAGGTGTTCGACGGCAGGGTGATCATGACGCCACAGAGCCCGGAGCAGGACTGGACCGTTTCCGACGTCAAGGATGCGGTCAAGGCCTCCGGCATCGCGCGAGAGCGTGTCTTCGGTGATGTACTCATCACCTTCCCCGGGGAGAACGACGCCGCGCCGGATCTCACGATCATCGATTTCGACGCCGAACGCCGGAAGAACAGCTACTCGTGTCTCGACGTGCTCGCAGTGGTCGAGGTGCCTTCCGAACCGAAGGACGAGAAGGACTACGTTCGGAACGTCCAGAAGTACGGTCGCTTCGGGATCGACTTCTACATGATCGCCGACCCCTTCACGACGACGGTCACCTTGATGTCCGAGCCGCACGCCGCGGGGTACGGGCGGGTTGTCGAGATCCCGTACGGCGAGCCGGTCACCTTCACTCTGGCCACTGGGGAGCGGGTCGAGATCGACACAGGGACCTTCCCGACGCGCGCTGCGGACGGAGCATGA
- a CDS encoding WXG100 family type VII secretion target gives MAKDLDITYQDMREAAKHVVKEKEKLQEKLDGLRKYINNLVQSGYVTKSSSKAFDENFDEFTNGAKTTLDGLDGMGDYLTMAADKFEQIDDELAKAARSK, from the coding sequence ATGGCCAAGGACCTTGACATCACATACCAGGACATGCGGGAAGCGGCCAAGCATGTCGTGAAGGAGAAGGAGAAGCTCCAGGAGAAGCTGGACGGCCTCCGCAAGTACATCAACAACCTGGTCCAGTCCGGCTACGTCACGAAGAGCTCCTCCAAGGCCTTCGACGAGAACTTCGACGAGTTCACCAACGGCGCGAAGACGACGCTCGACGGCCTCGACGGCATGGGCGACTACCTGACCATGGCCGCCGACAAGTTCGAGCAGATCGACGACGAACTGGCCAAGGCGGCCCGGAGCAAGTAG
- a CDS encoding WXG100 family type VII secretion target — protein sequence MGDHIKADLAAIKQCSRDLTKIHGEFERNGNPADEYGQAVGHGGLKDAFSDFGDTWKKTRKNLLKELEQLAEFTRTAAKTYDEIDQELAKAIRNAKAESKGKK from the coding sequence GTGGGAGACCACATAAAGGCGGATCTCGCCGCCATCAAGCAGTGCTCACGCGATCTGACAAAAATCCATGGCGAGTTCGAGCGAAACGGAAATCCTGCGGACGAATACGGTCAGGCGGTAGGGCACGGCGGCCTCAAGGACGCATTCTCGGACTTTGGGGACACCTGGAAGAAAACCCGGAAGAACCTGCTGAAGGAGCTTGAGCAACTGGCCGAGTTCACCCGGACCGCCGCCAAGACGTACGACGAGATCGACCAGGAACTGGCCAAGGCGATTCGGAATGCCAAGGCGGAGAGCAAGGGGAAGAAGTGA